The stretch of DNA CCCGGGAAGCCGGATTCACTAATGACCAGCGTGTCGATGTGATGATTGCGAGCGCGCTCCAGCGCAAAGGCCTTGCGATTGTTGGAAACAACGAGAACAATGCGGCCATCGATCTGCCCCGCGGCACAGGCATCGATTAGCGCTTGAAGGTTGGAGCCGCCGTGCGAGGCCAGGACGGCAATCCGAAGCGGTTCATTCATTCCGATTGCGCGAGCTTACTCCTTAAGAGCTCATTGGTCACCGCCGGGTCCGCCCGGCCGCCGGTGGCTCTCATCACCTGACCGACGAAGAAGGCCAGCAGCTTCGTCTGACCGGCGCGATAACGGGCAACTTCCTTGGGATGATCGGCGATCACCTTGTCGATCAAGCCACCAAGATCGCTCGAATCGGCAATCGGAGCAAGACCTTTCTCCGCGACGATGGCTTCGACCGGGCGCGCGTCGGCAAGCATGCATTCGAACAACTCTTTGCCGATCTTGCCGGTTATCGCCTTACTCCTGATCATCTCGAGCAACCGTCCCAGTCGTGCCGGCTCGACGGCAAAGCCGGCAATTCCAGCAGCGTTGCCCTTGACCCGCGCCAGCACCTCGGTCATGATCCAATTGGCCACAAGCTTGGCATCAGGGCAGGCAGCCAACGTCTCCTCGAAGTACAACGCCAGCCCCGGCGACGACGTTAAGACCTCCGCATCGTACCGGGGCAGCGCCAGGTCGTGAACATAGCGGTCCTGTCGATTGAGCGGCAGCTCCGGCAACTCCCGCTGCACGGTCGCGATCCAGTTAGGCGTCAACTGAAGGGGAACCAGGTCCGGATCAGGGAGATAGCGATAGTCATGAGATTCCTCTTTGCTGCGCATCGGGTAGCAGCGGCCGTCCGCGTCGGAATACAACAGCGTCTGCTGTTCCACGCGATCTCCGGAACTGACGATGGCGATCTGCCGGTCGATTTCGTACCGCAGCGCTTTCTCAACGCCCCGAATCGAGTTCAGATTCTTCACTTCAGTCTTCGTACCCAACTTCGTTTCACCGACCGGACGAATGCTGACATTGGCATCGCAGCGCAGCGAGCCCTCTTCCATATTGCCGTCGCAAATGCCCAGGTGTTCCACAATCTGCTTAAGGGCATGCAAATACAAATACGCTTCGCGCGGACTGCGGATCTCCGGTTCCGAGACGATTTCCATCAGCGGCACGCCGCAGCGGTTGACATCGATGCGCGTGAAGTCTTCGCTGTGCCCCTCTGGATGCAGCGACTTGCCCGCGTCCTCCTCGAGGTGGATGCGCGTGAGTCGAATCTGCTTGCGCACGCCGTTGTCCTCGAAGGCGATCCTGCCGCCGATTCCGATCGGACGGTCGAATTGGGAGATCTGGTAGCCCTTCGGCAAATCGGGATAGAAATAGTTCTTGCGCGCGAAAACGGACGTCATGCCGACGCTGCCGTCAACCGCCAGGATCATTTTGACCGCCATATTGACCGCTTCGCGATTGAGCACCGGTAACGCGCCGGGAAGCCCGAGACACACAGGACAGGCGGCGGAATTCGGCCGCTGGCCGAATGTCGTCGAACAGCCGCAGAAGATCTTGCTCTTGGTCAGAAGCTGCGCATGAACTTCCAGCCCGATGACGGCTTCGAAATTCATCGACTGCTCGCTTCGATCACGGCCGCCGCCCGAAACAGCGTTGGCTCGTCAAAAGGTCGGCCGATCAACTGCGCACCAATCGGCAGCTTGGCCGCGTCGACGCCGCAGGGGACTGAAATTGCCGGCAATCCGGCGAGATTCGCGCTTACGGTGTAAATGTCGGAGAGATACATCGCCAGCGGGTCTTCGGTTTTCTCTCCAAGCTTGAACGCCGTAGTGGGCGTGGTCGGAGTGAGCAACAGGTCAACCGCGTTCAGCGCCTCCAGCATCTCTTGCATGATGACCCGCCGCACCTTCATGGCTTTGGCATAATAGGCGTCGTAATACCCCGACGACAGGACATAAGTGCCGAGCATGATCCGCCGCTTCACTTCGGCCCCAAATCCGGCATGGCGCGTTTCGGTGTACATGGATAGCAGATCGTGGGCGGCCGCTCGTTGACCGTAACGCACGCCGTCGTAGCGGGCAAGATTCGAGGAGGCTTCCGCGTCGGCAACCACATAGTAGGCGGCGACCGCGTACTTCGTATGCGGCAGCGCAACTTCCCTGATTTCAGCTCCTTCACGCTTCAGCCAATCAGCCACACGGGTAATTGCCGCGGCAATTTCCGCATCGAGCCCGGCCGCGAAATACTCGCGCGGCAGGCCGATCTTCAGTCCGCGGACTCCCGCCTTCAAATTCTCTTCCGCCCCGGCAAGCGACTGCTGCGCCGAAGTCGAGTCACGCGAATCGTGGCCGGCGATGACGTCGAAGAGCAGTGCCGCCGAGTGCACATCGGCTGCCAACGGTCCAATTTGGTCCAGCGATGAC from Candidatus Zixiibacteriota bacterium encodes:
- the gatA gene encoding Asp-tRNA(Asn)/Glu-tRNA(Gln) amidotransferase subunit GatA → MATALQLRQQFLDGERNLGEYYHELLNRCEDVNHRLNCLNVVTSELAEATVAQLHSKLTSGRPKGKLFGLPIIVKDNICLKDHPTTCASRILNGFVPPYNATVIDRLLADDAVIIAKANMDEFAMGSSNENSALGLARNPRDLERAPGGSSGGSAAAVAAGLVPLALGSDTGGSVRQPAAFCGVVGLKPTYGAVSRYGLVAFASSLDQIGPLAADVHSAALLFDVIAGHDSRDSTSAQQSLAGAEENLKAGVRGLKIGLPREYFAAGLDAEIAAAITRVADWLKREGAEIREVALPHTKYAVAAYYVVADAEASSNLARYDGVRYGQRAAAHDLLSMYTETRHAGFGAEVKRRIMLGTYVLSSGYYDAYYAKAMKVRRVIMQEMLEALNAVDLLLTPTTPTTAFKLGEKTEDPLAMYLSDIYTVSANLAGLPAISVPCGVDAAKLPIGAQLIGRPFDEPTLFRAAAVIEASSR
- the gatB gene encoding Asp-tRNA(Asn)/Glu-tRNA(Gln) amidotransferase subunit GatB → MNFEAVIGLEVHAQLLTKSKIFCGCSTTFGQRPNSAACPVCLGLPGALPVLNREAVNMAVKMILAVDGSVGMTSVFARKNYFYPDLPKGYQISQFDRPIGIGGRIAFEDNGVRKQIRLTRIHLEEDAGKSLHPEGHSEDFTRIDVNRCGVPLMEIVSEPEIRSPREAYLYLHALKQIVEHLGICDGNMEEGSLRCDANVSIRPVGETKLGTKTEVKNLNSIRGVEKALRYEIDRQIAIVSSGDRVEQQTLLYSDADGRCYPMRSKEESHDYRYLPDPDLVPLQLTPNWIATVQRELPELPLNRQDRYVHDLALPRYDAEVLTSSPGLALYFEETLAACPDAKLVANWIMTEVLARVKGNAAGIAGFAVEPARLGRLLEMIRSKAITGKIGKELFECMLADARPVEAIVAEKGLAPIADSSDLGGLIDKVIADHPKEVARYRAGQTKLLAFFVGQVMRATGGRADPAVTNELLRSKLAQSE